Proteins from a single region of Acidovorax sp. NCPPB 3576:
- a CDS encoding MFS transporter, producing the protein MWLRHTSPTERRTLAATFAGYGVDGFDYMIYTFLIPTLLVAWNMSKAQAGYIATGALLTSAIGGWAAGVLADRYGRVRVLQWTVLWFTLFTFLSGFTESFGQLFFTRAMQGFGFGGEWAVGSVLIAETMSAKNRGKAAGLVQSSWAVGWAASALAFWGVYSVLPPEIAWKVLFWIGILPAVLIIYIRRNIQEPPVYLAAQARARARGTQGSFLRIFHPSLLRTTVLASLLATGMQGAYYSVTTWLPTFLKTERHLSVLGTSAYLLVLIAGSFVGYLTSAWLSDVIGRRRCFILFATMGMALVLAYTQIPITDAWMLVLGFPLGFFLSGIFSGMGAFLSELFPSDVRGSGQGFCYNFGRAIGAICPALVGTLSNTLPLGQTIGWITAICYGLVILAALALPETLGRELSPDSETTH; encoded by the coding sequence ATGTGGCTCCGGCACACCTCCCCCACCGAGCGGCGCACCCTGGCCGCCACCTTCGCAGGCTATGGCGTCGATGGCTTCGACTACATGATCTACACCTTCCTGATCCCCACGCTGCTGGTGGCATGGAACATGTCCAAGGCGCAAGCCGGGTACATCGCCACCGGCGCCCTGCTCACCTCCGCCATCGGGGGCTGGGCGGCGGGCGTGCTGGCCGACCGCTATGGCCGGGTGCGGGTGCTGCAGTGGACGGTGCTGTGGTTCACGCTGTTCACCTTCCTGAGCGGCTTCACCGAATCGTTCGGACAGCTGTTCTTCACCCGGGCCATGCAGGGCTTCGGTTTCGGCGGCGAATGGGCGGTGGGTTCGGTGCTGATCGCGGAAACCATGTCCGCCAAGAACCGCGGCAAGGCGGCGGGACTCGTTCAAAGCAGCTGGGCCGTGGGCTGGGCGGCTTCGGCGCTGGCGTTCTGGGGCGTTTACTCGGTGCTGCCGCCGGAGATCGCCTGGAAGGTGCTGTTCTGGATCGGCATCCTGCCCGCGGTGCTCATCATCTACATCCGCCGCAACATCCAGGAGCCCCCGGTGTACCTGGCGGCACAGGCCCGTGCGCGCGCCCGTGGAACGCAGGGCAGCTTCCTGCGCATCTTCCACCCGTCGCTGCTGCGCACCACGGTGCTGGCCAGCCTTCTGGCCACGGGCATGCAGGGCGCCTATTACTCGGTCACCACCTGGCTGCCGACGTTCCTCAAGACCGAGCGGCACCTGTCCGTGCTGGGCACCAGCGCCTACCTGCTGGTGCTGATCGCGGGCTCGTTCGTGGGCTACCTCACCAGCGCCTGGCTGTCGGACGTGATCGGGCGGCGCCGCTGCTTCATCCTGTTCGCCACCATGGGCATGGCGCTGGTGCTGGCCTATACGCAGATACCCATCACGGATGCCTGGATGCTGGTGCTGGGGTTTCCGCTGGGGTTCTTTTTGTCGGGCATCTTCTCGGGCATGGGCGCATTTTTGTCGGAACTGTTTCCGAGCGACGTGCGGGGCTCGGGCCAGGGCTTTTGCTACAACTTCGGCCGCGCCATCGGCGCGATCTGCCCGGCCCTGGTCGGCACGCTGAGCAACACGCTGCCATTGGGTCAGACCATCGGATGGATCACTGCCATTTGTTACGGGTTGGTGATTCTGGCGGCGCTGGCTTTGCCGGAAACGCTGGGCCGTGAACTGAGCCCCGACAGCGAGACAACCCACTGA
- a CDS encoding putative hydro-lyase, which translates to MPSHAAFHSFGTAAGLTARSTAHEVRAAARAGLLSAHTSGLASDYVQVNLAILPQALATEFQRYCERNPRACPVLAISEPGSPALPSLGPDIDIRTDLPRYAVWRDGVPVDEPTDLAAHWRDDLVTFAIGCSFSFEHALLAEGIRLRHVDEGRNVSMYRTDRPTEPSGAFRGPLVVSMRPMAAADAIRAIQITSRMPQVHGAPVHFGDPALIGIRDLARPEYGDAVEVKPHEVPVFWACGVTPQAAIAAARPAFCITHAPGHMLVTDLLNRDLVTA; encoded by the coding sequence ATGCCATCCCACGCCGCATTCCACTCTTTCGGCACTGCCGCCGGATTGACCGCCAGGTCCACCGCCCATGAAGTGCGCGCGGCGGCGCGTGCCGGGCTGCTGTCGGCCCACACGAGCGGCCTGGCCAGCGACTACGTGCAGGTCAACCTGGCCATCCTTCCGCAAGCGCTGGCCACCGAGTTCCAGCGCTACTGCGAGCGCAACCCCCGCGCCTGCCCGGTGCTGGCGATCAGCGAGCCCGGCTCGCCCGCCCTGCCCTCGCTGGGGCCGGATATCGACATCCGCACCGACCTGCCCCGCTACGCCGTGTGGCGCGACGGCGTGCCGGTGGATGAGCCCACCGATCTTGCCGCCCACTGGCGCGACGACCTCGTGACCTTCGCCATCGGATGCTCCTTCTCGTTCGAGCACGCGCTGCTGGCCGAGGGCATCCGACTGCGCCACGTGGACGAAGGCCGCAACGTGTCCATGTACCGCACCGACCGCCCCACCGAACCGAGCGGCGCATTCCGCGGCCCCCTGGTGGTCTCCATGCGCCCCATGGCGGCAGCGGACGCCATCCGCGCCATCCAGATCACCTCGCGCATGCCGCAGGTGCATGGCGCACCCGTGCACTTCGGCGATCCCGCGCTCATCGGCATCCGAGATCTCGCCCGGCCCGAGTACGGAGACGCCGTGGAGGTCAAGCCGCACGAGGTGCCCGTGTTCTGGGCCTGCGGCGTGACACCGCAGGCGGCCATCGCAGCGGCGCGCCCGGCGTTCTGCATCACCCATGCGCCAGGGCACATGCTGGTCACCGATCTGCTCAACCGCGATCTGGTCACCGCCTGA
- a CDS encoding LysR family transcriptional regulator, which translates to MNLRFVEAFHWAASLKSITRAAEKLHITQSALSSRIAALEEELGAILLDRRERVFRLTAAGQRFQLLAVRLLELQRQVKEELGTSPHAPMALRIGAIESVVHSWLTGWLQEMRKTRPDFELELTVETSPVLVDQVRRGAQDLVFTSLPATDTAVRTRIMPPLELVFVGHRTLHSAGRYDLQRLAQHDLITFQKGSHPHQSLLQLFQESGVAVPRMHAISSISAMLQLVEAGFGIAVLPRAVTQRLSHRMPLHILRASCTLTALPIHASYREDPGSGITESVLESAQAYVANTQTARKKRTPR; encoded by the coding sequence ATGAATCTGCGGTTTGTCGAAGCCTTCCACTGGGCTGCCTCGCTCAAGAGCATCACGCGGGCCGCCGAAAAGCTGCACATCACGCAGTCGGCCCTGTCCAGCCGCATCGCCGCGCTGGAAGAAGAGCTGGGGGCGATCCTGCTCGACAGGCGCGAACGCGTTTTCCGCCTCACCGCCGCCGGGCAACGCTTTCAATTGCTGGCCGTTCGGCTGCTGGAGCTGCAGCGGCAGGTGAAGGAAGAGCTGGGCACCAGCCCGCATGCGCCGATGGCGCTGCGCATCGGGGCCATCGAATCGGTCGTGCACAGCTGGCTCACCGGCTGGCTGCAGGAGATGCGCAAGACCCGCCCCGACTTCGAACTGGAACTCACCGTGGAAACCTCGCCCGTGCTGGTGGACCAGGTGCGGCGCGGGGCGCAGGACCTGGTGTTCACGTCGCTGCCCGCCACCGACACCGCGGTGCGCACGCGGATCATGCCCCCGCTGGAACTGGTGTTCGTCGGGCACCGCACCCTGCACTCCGCGGGGCGGTACGACCTGCAGCGGCTGGCGCAGCACGACCTCATCACGTTCCAAAAGGGCTCGCACCCGCACCAGAGCCTGCTGCAGCTGTTCCAGGAATCGGGCGTTGCTGTGCCGCGCATGCACGCCATCTCGTCGATTTCGGCCATGCTGCAACTCGTGGAGGCAGGGTTCGGCATTGCCGTGCTGCCGCGCGCCGTGACGCAGCGGCTGTCGCACCGCATGCCGCTGCACATTTTGCGGGCCTCGTGCACGCTCACCGCCCTGCCCATCCATGCCAGCTACCGCGAAGACCCCGGATCGGGAATCACCGAATCGGTGCTGGAATCGGCCCAGGCCTACGTCGCCAACACCCAGACCGCACGAAAAAAGCGCACGCCGCGCTGA
- a CDS encoding phosphoethanolamine transferase, which yields MPDILQPPLRVITAPRNESILALATARRPWHPAAVIALASLWLATVCNVHLWKVVLGLNESGGLRAWGFVLMFMVAVAAANAAVLGLLAWGRLLKPVLGIAVLAAAFGTYFMMAYGIVIDTGMVTNVLQTDPREAADLLDWRLPLTVAALGGPPLWWLARTPVKPLGWTRQIVFHGLLLLGSLALAASAVFVVFQDFSSAMRNHTQLRYLVNPLNSIYAVGNAAARPLRRDTGPLMPLGQDARLGASYAAQAKPPLLVLVLGETGRSGNFGLNGYGRPTTPELSARNDLASARNAWSCGTSTAASVPCMFSNLGRTAYESSHIRSEGLLDVLQHAGLAVLWVDNQSGCKGVCDRVAEASTSAKPDDPQWCADGKECLDDVMLKGLDARIAALPAEQRARGTVVVLHQMGSHGPAYFKRSLPSQKPFQPECRTSALQECQRQEVVNAYDNSIVSTDHFLNATIQWLAAQSGTAQTAMMYVADHGESLGENNIYLHGMPYAIAPDVQKHVPWITWLSPAMQSRTGTATACLQKDLGERRISHDNYFHSILGLMDVQTSVYEGSKDMFAACRGTIAPV from the coding sequence ATGCCTGACATATTGCAGCCACCGTTGCGGGTTATTACCGCCCCCCGCAACGAATCCATCCTCGCCCTGGCCACGGCGCGGCGGCCGTGGCATCCCGCCGCGGTCATCGCGCTGGCCAGCCTCTGGCTGGCGACCGTTTGCAACGTGCACCTGTGGAAAGTCGTGCTCGGCCTGAACGAGTCGGGCGGGCTGCGTGCCTGGGGCTTCGTGCTCATGTTCATGGTGGCCGTGGCGGCTGCCAATGCCGCCGTGCTGGGCCTGCTGGCCTGGGGGCGCCTGCTCAAGCCGGTGCTTGGCATTGCCGTGCTGGCGGCCGCGTTCGGCACCTATTTCATGATGGCCTACGGGATCGTGATCGACACCGGCATGGTGACCAACGTGCTGCAGACCGATCCCCGCGAAGCCGCCGACCTGCTCGACTGGCGCCTGCCGCTCACCGTCGCGGCACTGGGGGGCCCGCCCCTTTGGTGGCTGGCACGCACCCCTGTGAAACCGTTGGGCTGGACCCGGCAGATCGTGTTCCACGGGCTGCTCTTGCTCGGCTCGCTGGCCCTGGCCGCCAGTGCGGTCTTCGTGGTGTTCCAGGATTTCTCCTCCGCCATGCGCAACCACACGCAGCTTCGCTATCTGGTCAACCCCCTGAACAGCATCTACGCCGTGGGCAATGCCGCTGCGCGTCCCTTGCGCCGCGACACCGGCCCGCTGATGCCGCTGGGGCAGGACGCCAGACTGGGCGCTTCGTATGCGGCCCAAGCCAAACCGCCGCTGCTGGTGCTGGTGCTGGGCGAGACCGGGCGCAGCGGCAATTTCGGTCTCAACGGCTACGGCCGCCCGACGACGCCCGAGCTGTCCGCGCGCAACGACCTCGCCAGCGCCCGCAACGCCTGGTCCTGCGGCACCAGCACCGCGGCATCCGTGCCCTGCATGTTCTCCAATCTGGGGCGCACCGCCTACGAGTCGAGCCACATCCGCTCCGAAGGGCTGCTGGACGTGCTGCAGCACGCCGGCCTGGCCGTGCTGTGGGTGGACAACCAGTCCGGTTGCAAAGGCGTGTGCGACCGCGTGGCCGAAGCCAGCACCTCGGCCAAACCCGACGACCCCCAGTGGTGTGCCGACGGCAAGGAGTGCCTGGACGACGTGATGCTCAAGGGCCTGGACGCACGCATCGCGGCACTGCCGGCCGAGCAGCGGGCGCGCGGCACGGTGGTGGTGCTGCACCAGATGGGCAGCCACGGCCCGGCCTACTTCAAGCGGTCGTTGCCTTCGCAAAAGCCCTTCCAGCCCGAATGCCGGACCTCGGCGCTGCAGGAATGCCAGCGGCAGGAGGTGGTCAACGCGTATGACAACAGCATCGTGTCCACCGACCATTTCCTCAACGCCACCATCCAGTGGCTGGCAGCGCAGTCCGGCACCGCGCAGACCGCGATGATGTACGTGGCCGACCACGGCGAATCGCTGGGCGAGAACAACATCTACCTGCACGGCATGCCCTACGCCATCGCGCCCGATGTGCAAAAGCATGTGCCCTGGATCACCTGGCTGTCGCCCGCCATGCAATCGCGCACCGGCACGGCCACCGCCTGCCTGCAAAAAGACCTGGGCGAGCGGCGCATCTCGCACGACAACTACTTTCACTCCATCCTCGGGCTGATGGACGTGCAGACCAGCGTTTACGAGGGATCGAAGGACATGTTCGCCGCCTGCCGCGGCACCATCGCACCGGTTTGA
- the fghA gene encoding S-formylglutathione hydrolase: MTHPLQTLSEHRSFGGTQRFYQHDSAEIGLPMKFSVYLPPQADHGPVPAVLYLAGLTCNEETFMVKAGAQRRAAELRLALIAPDTSPRGAAVEALPDATARWDFGIGAGFYLDATEAPWRTHWRMESYLVQELLPLLGRHLPINLDRLGIFGHSMGGHGALTLALRHPGRFRSLSAFAPICAPTQCPWGERAFTGYLGADRTAWGEHDATVLMENQPLAPYPAGILIDQGLGDKFLAEQLHPERFEAACQAIGQPLTLRRHEGYDHGYYFIQTFMADHLAHHASVLDAGNTAI; the protein is encoded by the coding sequence ATGACCCATCCTCTCCAAACCCTGTCGGAACACCGGAGCTTCGGCGGCACGCAGCGCTTTTATCAACACGACTCCGCCGAGATCGGCCTGCCGATGAAGTTCTCGGTGTACCTGCCGCCACAGGCGGACCACGGGCCGGTGCCCGCGGTGCTGTACCTGGCCGGGCTGACGTGCAACGAAGAGACCTTCATGGTCAAGGCGGGGGCGCAGCGCCGGGCCGCGGAGCTGCGCCTGGCGCTGATCGCGCCCGACACCAGCCCCCGCGGCGCTGCGGTGGAGGCCCTGCCGGACGCCACGGCCCGCTGGGACTTCGGCATCGGCGCAGGCTTTTACCTCGATGCGACCGAAGCCCCGTGGCGCACGCACTGGCGCATGGAAAGCTATCTGGTGCAAGAGCTGCTGCCCCTGCTGGGCCGGCATTTGCCGATCAACCTGGACCGCCTGGGTATCTTCGGCCACTCGATGGGAGGCCATGGCGCGCTGACGCTGGCGCTGCGCCATCCTGGCCGGTTCCGGTCACTTTCGGCCTTCGCGCCGATCTGCGCGCCCACGCAGTGCCCCTGGGGCGAGCGGGCGTTCACCGGCTATCTGGGTGCGGACCGCACGGCCTGGGGCGAGCATGACGCCACGGTGCTCATGGAAAACCAGCCACTGGCGCCCTACCCGGCCGGCATCCTGATCGACCAGGGGCTGGGCGACAAATTCCTTGCCGAGCAGCTACACCCCGAGCGGTTCGAGGCAGCGTGCCAAGCCATCGGCCAGCCGCTCACCCTGCGCCGCCACGAGGGGTACGACCATGGGTACTACTTCATCCAGACCTTCATGGCCGACCATCTGGCGCACCACGCCAGCGTCTTGGACGCCGGAAATACGGCCATCTGA
- a CDS encoding alpha/beta fold hydrolase, whose amino-acid sequence MDRMEPLRRIEAGVLDVAYFEAGPAQGPPVVLLHGFPYDIHAYAEVAPRLAAQGCRVVVPFLRGYGPTRFLSEDTPRSGEQAALGADLLALLDALAIDRAVLAGYDWGGRAACVVAALWPERCAGLVSLNSYNIQDIGRAMEPDTPANEQRLWYQFYFHSARGQAGLVKDRRAITRLLWRSWSPVWAFDDAAFERSAAAFDNPDFVDVVIHSYRHRFGLVTGDPAYAGIESRLAALPAIRVPAITFDGLDDGVRPPADASAHAAKFTGPRAHRWVPGAGHNLPQEAPQAFADAVLELVHATPSSPPTP is encoded by the coding sequence ATGGACCGCATGGAGCCCCTGCGCCGGATCGAAGCCGGCGTGCTCGACGTCGCCTATTTCGAGGCCGGCCCCGCCCAGGGGCCGCCCGTCGTGCTGCTGCACGGCTTTCCCTACGACATCCATGCCTACGCCGAGGTCGCGCCGCGGCTGGCCGCACAGGGCTGCCGGGTGGTGGTGCCGTTCCTGCGGGGCTACGGCCCCACGCGGTTTCTGAGCGAAGACACGCCGCGCTCGGGCGAGCAGGCGGCACTGGGCGCGGACCTGCTGGCGCTGCTGGATGCGCTGGCGATCGACCGCGCGGTGCTGGCGGGCTACGACTGGGGCGGGCGCGCGGCCTGCGTGGTCGCGGCGCTGTGGCCCGAGCGGTGTGCGGGACTGGTCTCGCTCAACAGCTACAACATCCAGGACATCGGCCGGGCCATGGAGCCCGACACGCCGGCCAACGAGCAACGCCTTTGGTATCAGTTCTACTTTCACAGTGCCCGCGGCCAGGCCGGCCTGGTGAAAGACCGGCGGGCCATCACCCGCCTGCTGTGGCGGTCGTGGTCGCCCGTCTGGGCGTTTGACGACGCCGCGTTCGAGCGCAGCGCAGCAGCCTTCGACAACCCCGACTTCGTGGACGTGGTGATCCATTCGTACCGCCACCGCTTCGGCCTGGTCACGGGCGATCCGGCCTATGCCGGGATCGAATCGCGCCTGGCGGCGCTGCCGGCCATCCGCGTGCCGGCCATCACCTTCGATGGCCTCGACGACGGGGTTCGCCCGCCAGCCGATGCCTCGGCCCATGCCGCGAAGTTCACCGGCCCGCGCGCCCACCGTTGGGTGCCCGGCGCCGGCCACAACCTGCCGCAGGAGGCGCCGCAAGCCTTTGCCGATGCGGTGCTCGAACTGGTCCACGCCACGCCTTCCTCACCCCCTACGCCATGA
- a CDS encoding S-(hydroxymethyl)glutathione dehydrogenase/class III alcohol dehydrogenase: MKTQAAVAWKAGEPLTIETVDLQGPKFGEVLVEIKATGICHTDYYTLSGADPEGIFPAILGHEGAGIVVDVGPGVTTLKKGDHVIPLYTPECRQCKFCLSRKTNLCQLIRGTQGKGLMPDATSRFSIDGQPIFHYMGTSTFSNYTVAPEISLAKIREDAPFDKVCYIGCGVTTGIGAVLFTAKVEAGANVVVFGLGGIGLNVIQGAKMVGADKIIGVDINPARQDMARQFGMTHFINPNEVENVVDAIVQLTDGGADYSFECIGNTKVMRQALECTHKGWGRSIIIGVAEAGAEISTRPFQLVTGRKWEGSAFGGARGRTDVPKIVDWYMEGKIDIDSLITHTMPLADINHGFDLMKRGESIRGVVIY; this comes from the coding sequence ATGAAAACCCAAGCCGCCGTCGCCTGGAAAGCCGGAGAACCCCTCACCATCGAAACCGTGGACCTGCAGGGCCCCAAATTCGGCGAGGTGCTGGTCGAGATCAAGGCCACCGGCATTTGCCACACCGACTACTACACCCTGTCGGGCGCCGATCCGGAAGGGATCTTTCCCGCCATCCTGGGCCACGAGGGCGCGGGCATCGTGGTGGACGTGGGGCCGGGCGTGACCACGCTCAAGAAGGGCGACCATGTCATTCCGCTGTACACGCCCGAATGCCGCCAGTGCAAATTCTGCCTGTCGCGCAAGACCAACCTGTGCCAGCTGATCCGCGGCACGCAGGGCAAGGGGCTGATGCCCGACGCCACCAGCCGCTTCAGCATCGACGGCCAGCCCATCTTCCACTACATGGGCACGAGCACGTTCAGCAACTACACCGTGGCCCCCGAGATCTCGCTGGCCAAGATCCGCGAGGATGCCCCGTTCGACAAGGTCTGCTACATCGGCTGCGGCGTGACCACCGGCATCGGGGCGGTGCTGTTCACCGCCAAGGTGGAAGCCGGCGCGAACGTGGTGGTGTTCGGCCTGGGCGGCATCGGCCTGAACGTGATCCAGGGCGCCAAGATGGTGGGCGCGGACAAGATCATCGGCGTGGACATCAACCCCGCCCGCCAGGACATGGCGCGCCAGTTCGGCATGACGCACTTCATCAACCCGAACGAGGTGGAGAACGTGGTGGACGCCATCGTGCAGCTGACCGACGGCGGGGCGGACTACTCCTTCGAATGCATCGGCAACACCAAGGTGATGCGCCAGGCGCTGGAGTGCACGCACAAGGGCTGGGGCCGCAGCATCATCATCGGCGTGGCCGAGGCCGGCGCCGAGATCAGCACGCGCCCCTTCCAGCTCGTCACGGGCCGCAAGTGGGAAGGTTCGGCCTTCGGAGGCGCACGCGGCCGCACCGACGTGCCCAAGATCGTGGACTGGTACATGGAAGGCAAGATCGACATCGACAGCCTGATCACCCACACCATGCCCCTGGCCGACATCAACCACGGGTTCGACCTGATGAAGCGCGGCGAATCGATTCGCGGCGTGGTCATCTACTGA
- a CDS encoding GlxA family transcriptional regulator — translation MSAPYTVDIVVYPGFKALEAIGPMSVFDYANVHLARRGQPPGYAVSVAAEGLGDVPSDTAMSLRATRQLGQGPDPHIALVVGSRDIETALAASPGVVAWAAATAPRVRHMVALCSGSFFLGAAGLLDGAQAATHWSVADLLQRRFPAVRVDADAIYVRSGNLWTSAGVTAGIDLALALVEEDFGRTLALEVARDLVMYLKRPGGQSQFSMHLASQGTRHPGIREVQAWVLSHLAEPLPLQQLASRAAMSERNFRRVFLQECGQSPSDFIETARLEGARRLLEEENGLPLKTVAARVGFRSDEPLRRLFLRRLGITPQAYRERFGGPG, via the coding sequence ATGTCCGCTCCCTACACCGTCGATATCGTCGTCTATCCCGGCTTCAAGGCCCTGGAGGCGATCGGCCCCATGTCGGTCTTCGACTATGCCAACGTGCACCTGGCGCGGCGCGGCCAGCCGCCGGGCTATGCGGTGTCGGTGGCGGCTGAAGGGCTGGGCGATGTGCCTTCCGACACGGCCATGTCGCTGCGGGCCACGCGCCAGCTGGGGCAGGGGCCCGATCCGCACATCGCCCTGGTGGTGGGCTCGCGCGACATCGAGACGGCGCTGGCCGCGTCCCCCGGCGTGGTGGCGTGGGCGGCGGCGACCGCGCCACGGGTGCGGCACATGGTGGCGCTGTGTTCGGGCAGTTTCTTTTTGGGCGCCGCCGGCCTGCTGGATGGCGCGCAGGCGGCCACGCACTGGAGCGTGGCCGATCTGCTGCAGCGCCGTTTTCCGGCCGTGCGCGTGGATGCCGACGCGATCTACGTGCGCAGCGGCAACCTGTGGACCTCGGCCGGGGTCACCGCCGGCATCGACCTGGCGCTGGCCCTGGTGGAGGAGGACTTCGGCCGCACGCTGGCGCTGGAGGTGGCGCGCGACCTGGTGATGTACCTGAAGCGCCCCGGCGGGCAATCGCAGTTCAGCATGCACCTGGCCAGCCAGGGCACGCGCCATCCGGGCATTCGCGAGGTGCAGGCGTGGGTGCTGTCGCACCTGGCCGAGCCCCTGCCGCTGCAGCAACTCGCCTCGCGGGCCGCCATGAGCGAGCGCAACTTCCGCCGCGTGTTCCTGCAAGAGTGTGGGCAAAGCCCCTCGGACTTCATCGAAACGGCCCGGCTCGAAGGCGCACGCCGGCTGTTGGAGGAAGAAAACGGCCTGCCGCTCAAAACCGTGGCGGCGCGTGTGGGCTTTCGGTCGGACGAGCCGCTGCGCCGGCTGTTCCTGCGCCGCCTGGGGATCACCCCGCAGGCCTACCGCGAGCGGTTCGGCGGGCCGGGTTGA